CATAAACCCGGGGGAGGTATTCCCTTTAGGATGTCTCCGTTTATTATCATTACAACTGTGGTAACACACCTTTTCGGCGGTTCTGCCGGACGAGAGGGTACAGCCGTGCAAATAGGCGGTAGCGTGGCTCATTATTTTGCCAAAAAGATGAAACTGAACCGCGATGACTTCCGCATTTTGCTGATGACGGGAATCGCAGCCGGTTTTGGAGCGGTATTCGGCACCCCAATTGCCGGAACGGTATTTGCCCTGGAAGTACTGGCTATCGGCCGAATTAAATACGATGCACTGATGCCTTGCCTGATGGCCGCTGTATTGGCTGATATTGTCTGTACGGCTTATGGCATTCACCACACACATTACGCTATTAATTTTCACGACCACATCAGCGACGGCTTCCTCTACTTTCGCATAAACTGTGTCATCCTCATTTGGGTGGCATTAGCCGGCATGCTATTTGGACTAACCAGTTTTCTTTTTTCCGAACTCTCCCACTCCATCAAGAGCCTTTGTCATAAATACATCAAATGGAAATATGCCATTCCGTTCATCGGAGGTATTGTCATTATCGGCCTGACATGGCTGGTGGGCACAACCGATTATCTGGGCCTTGGAGTCAATACGCAAAATGGCATTGGCACATGTATCGTTAACGCATTCAAACCGGGTGGTGTGGATACCTTTAGCTGGTTTTGGAAAATACTCTTTACCGCCATTACCCTGAGCACCGGATTCAAAGGTGGAGAGGTGACTCCCCTCTTCTTTATCGGTGCCACATTGGGCAATACTATTGCCATGATGACCGGCAATCCGGTTGACCTTTTTGCCGGACTGGGCTTTATTGCTGTCTTTGCCGGAGCCACCAATACCCCCCTTGCCTGTACCCTGATGGGGGTGGAACTTTTTGGCGGCGAACACATCCTCTACTATGCCGTGGCCTGTTTCGTGGCTTACTATTTCAGCGGACATTCCGGCATCTATACATCGCAACGCATTGGTGTGTCGAAAGCTGACTTTGATTATCATTCGGAAGAAGAAAACACATTAAAACTTTTACGGGAGAAAAAAGCCAAAGAATTGTAGGTAAATTGTTTTCCCGGTCTCATTCTCAAAAAAGACTGATATAACATCAGACGGAAATCTCTGACAGGCTCAGATTAGAATCTGAGGAATCATCAGATTAGAATCTGAGACATCATCAGACAGTAATCTGAGGCAATGTCAGATGTGAATCTGAATACTCCTTTATCCTCCTATTTGAATAGATTGTACACACCCGTCCACCTGACATATACACCCTGTACATTTTTCCAGTTGATTGTATTGACCACCATTCTACAAGAGGCAAATAAACAGTTAATTTGCACGCATACAATCATCTCTAACCCCAAAATCCCCAGTGTAAAAATCTTATTTTTTGCATCGGGAACCTAACTCTTTATTATGAAAAAAAACTACTTCTCCCTGCGACTATGCTGGCTTCTGCTTAGCGTTCTGTTCGCCGGCGGATTGTTGGCCCAACGCCCCATGGAAAAATTGGGCCGCGGACTGATGGCCCAGAAAATCTCGAACGGGATTTATGTGAACTGGCGTATTAATGCAGACGAATGGTACAACACCTACTACAAAGTGTACCGTGACGGAAACCTTATTTACACAACCAAGACTACCGAAGCGTCGAACTACCTGGATCCTTCCGGAACCGTTTCTTCAAAATACTCTGTTTCCAGAGTGAAAAGCGGTGTTGAATCAACACAATGTACTCAGGTGACAGTCAATACAAAAGGCTACATCGATATTCCGATGCATGCGGTAAAACATGGATATACTTTGAATGATGCCACTGCTGCTGACCTTGATGGGGATGGTGAATATGAGATCATCGTAAAAAGAATGAACTTAGATTTTTCGGTTGCAAACGATTCTGCTTATTCCTATTTTGAAGCATACAAACTGGATGGTACATTTCTTTGGGAAATCAATGTAGGCCCGAATATTCTTTCTTCTTCCGGAGTTGAAATTAACATTGCCGCCTACGATTTCGATGGTGATGGAAAGGCCGAAGTATTTATGCGCACCTCCGAAGGTACGATCTTCGGAGATGGCACAAAAATTGGAGATACTGATGGGGATGGCAAGACTAATTACAGATACTCGGTCGTTCAGTCGGCCAATATGCAATATATGAATGCCGGACCGGAATTTCTTTCTCTGATCGATGGGATGACTGGTAAGGAACTGGATCGTGTAAACTTTATCCCTCGTGGTAACTCCAGCGATTGGGGGGATAGCTATGGCCACCGTGCTAATAAATTCTTCTTCGGTGCTCCCTATTTTGACGGAAAACACCCAAGCCTCTTTATCGCACGCGGTATCTATACCAAAACTGAGATGCGTGCCTATGATATCGTAAATAAAAAAATTGTTGTGCGCACAAGCTGGGGAACCAACGGTACCTGGTCAAGCGGAAACAGCGGCATCTACTACGGACAGGGCTACCACAACTATGTAGTTGCCGATACCGATGGTGACGGCTGTGATGAAATCAACTACGGCTCCATGTGTATCGACCACAACGGAACACCGCTTTACTCTACGGCTTTGGGACATGGTGATGCGCAACACGTAGGTGACTTCGATCCTTATCGCAAAGGTATCGAAGTATTTGCCTGTAATGAGGATAACCCCGGCACAAACCTCCGTGACGGTAAAACAGGACAAATACTATACCGCAAAGTTGCACCAAGTGATGTTGGCCGTTGTTGTGCTGCCAATATTTCAGACGCTTACAAAGGTGCAGAACTATGGGGCGGAGGTGTAGGTCTTTCTGCTACTGACAGAAACGAAATTACCCATTTCGGTCTGGCCGAAAACTTTCCTGTATATTGGGACGGTGACCTGTTGCAGGAAATCTGTGACCACACCGGGTTTTCGACTTCAACCGGAGTCGGTTATGGCCAAATTACGAAGTTCAACGGTTATGGAAATATAACGCCTCTGTTGACTGCTGATGCTTACTCGTGTAACTATACCAAGGCTACTCCATGCTTACAGGCTGACCTCTTTGGGGATTGGCGCGAAGAAGAGATGTGGTGGAGAACAGATAGTATGGCATTACGTATTTATACCACACCAATCCCTACTTCCAACCGGATTTATTCTCTGATGGCTGACCACCAGTACCGACAGGCAATCTGTTGGCAAATGTGTGGATATAACCAGCCTCCTCATCCAAGTTTTTATCTTGGCAGTGATTTCCCTACTCCTATCCCCCCGAAAGCGACTAACGGCAAACTGGTTTGGACCGGAGCCTCGTCCAACTGGGACACTTCATCGGCCAACTGGAACGATGGTGACGACGCTGTAGGATTGATAGCAGGAAACAGCTCTGCTATTTCTTACACTGATGGAAAAAGCGTTTTGTTCGACACTCACGCTACTAACACAACTGTAACGATTCCGTCAAATATCAGTCCTGAAGGATTGACGGTTTCGGGAACCAGCAATTATACAATCAGCGGTGCTGGTGCACTAACCGGAGCCATGTATTTATCCAAAATGGGTGAATGTAGTCTGACTCTCTGCGGAAACCATAGCTTCACCGGAAATACTGAAATATGGGAAGGTGATTTATGGATGAATGGAACTCTTTCCGCTTCACCCGTTATCATTCGTCGTCATGCCAACTACGGTGGTACAGGTACTACAGGAAATGGTATTTCTACAGAATACAATGCCGGAATCTATGTTGGTGGAAAGGCGGTTGCCGATACAATGACCGTAAATGGCTCACTCAACCTGGTAACCGGTGCAAGACTTGTCTTCGACCTGTCAGATAACCCGACTATCCTGACCGGAACAGCAACCGGCTCCACTGCATTAAAAAATGACTACCTCAAACTGAACGGTACATTGCAATTGGGCTCAGGTGCAATTGTAGCCCTCAACCCTATCTCCGGAAAATTAACAGAAGGAAAATACCTGATTGCAAAAGTAAATGCGATCTCAGGTACGCTTTCATCTGTAAAAATGGAGGGCGCAAGCGGAGTTGCGACTGAATTAAATTACGATGCTGCCACACAAAGTCTTTATCTTGTGGTAAAAGGTGTTCGCAGTGCCAGTACTGTAAACTGGACCGGTAAGACTGATAATAACTGGGATTTGGCTAAAACTACCAACTTTAGCCAGGATGGTTACGACGATATCTTCGTAACCAACGATAGCGTTTACTTTGACGACACAGCAATCAGACGTATCGTGAACGTCACAGATAGCATTAAACCCGCCTACGTTCAATTCAACAGTAGTCTGGATTATATCATAAATGGAACAGGTGCATTAACCGGACCGATGGAACTGTACAAAACCAATTCAGGTGCACTGACCATCAACAACCGAAATACCTTTACCGGTAAAGTAACCGTTGACCAGGGAAGTCTGATTCTGAAATACGCCCCTTCGGCTACCAATGTCGGTGGTATCGGCGCCAACACGGCTAACCCTGCATATTTTATCCTTAAAGACAGTGCTAACCTTCAGGTAACGACTGCTAACGAAATTACCACGCGAGGACTGACACTTTCGGGAACTGCCGGAGGGTTAATGAACGTTACCTCAGCCCTCTACTGGAATGGCGCTATTCAGGGTACGAAGTTGACTAAATACGGAAGCAGCACATTGTACATCGGGTACAATAATACCACCCTGAATGAAACTGTTATCAAGGGAGGTACACTCCGTCTAAACACATCAACAGCAGTCCCTTATGGTGGAGGAAAAAAGGTTACCTTAATGGGTGGTACACTGGAAACATTAAATGACATAGGTGCTTACCTGACCAGCAGCCACGAAATAAATGTTCCGGCCGGAAGTTCCGGAACTGTAATTGCTGGTGCACGATGTGAATACAATGGTGCTTTAACCGGAGCAGGAACACTGAACTGGAGTTGTGATTATATCCGTGCCTTTATCAATGGAAATTGGTCTGCATTTACAGGTACCATTAACATTACAGCAAACTCAGCAAACTCAAGTGCAGAAAACCGTTTTACTGTAAATAATATAAATGGAGTTCCAAATGCAACAGTTAATATAGGTTCTGGTGTAATTATGAGTTACAAATCAGGCTCAACTGACAATGGTGGAACCTCAACAATTAAAGTGGGAATGCTAACAGGTACTGGAACATTCTATAACTCAGGCCTTCAGGTTGGTTCATCCAACGCCAGTGGTACTTTCTCCGGAGTAATCTCTGGCGCAGCAACTGTAAGCAAAGTCGGAACCGGACTTTGGGTAGTATCAGGAGCCAACACATACACAGGTTTGACAACAATCAGCGGTGGTATCTTAAGCCTTACCGGCAGTCTGGGTACCGGCACGGTATCTGTCTCTTCCGGTGGTAAACTAATCAATAGCGGAACTGTTAGTGGTGGAGTTGTAATCGGTACTGATGGTATTGTGATTAATAACAATACTTTTGCCTCAACACTTACCAACAATGGTACATTAAACGGTAGCGGTACAGTTTCTGGAGCAGCCACTCTGGGTAGTAATTCTACAACCAATCCGGGTAGCACTGCAATCGGAACAATGACTTTTGGAAGCAACGTCACCATGACCGGAACTGCGGCATTGAACATGCAGATGGCCGGTGGTACTTCCACCAGTTGTGATAACATGAAAGTAGCCGGCACATTCACCTGCAACGGAACACTTAACATTAGCTTCACAACCGGCACTCCTATCGCAGGAGCAGCTTATCAACTGATCAGCGCTACAACCATTACTGGCACTTTCACCACCCTGAATCTGCCGACTTTACCTGACGGTCTTATCTGGGATACATCCGAACTGTACACTACCGGTAAACTCAAGGTATCACAAGGCATGGGTATTGAGACTACAGTGATTAAAACCGGAGTTGTTCAAAACCCGACAAACGGTATCTTCCGGATTTATACAGACCAGTCAGCATCTAACCTAAGTGCGATTGTTGCAAACCTTCAGGGACGCATCATTTACCAATCCTGCGTAAATGAAATTACGGGGGGCACTTTTGAAGTCGATCTGACCAGCCAGCCAACCGGCGTTTACCTGCTGAAAGTCGTTTCAGATAAAGCAAGCTCTAAAGCGATTAAGTTGATTAAAGAATAATCCATTTTAAGTCATAGACAAAGCCCGGTCAAACACAATGACCGGGCTTTTTTTTTGCTTTTTTCTCCAAATACAAAACGGAAATCTTATCCTGAAAATAGATTCATTTGGGAATTTCCCCTCTTGCACATTTTTCCAGTACAAAGTATTGGACTCTATTTTCGAAGGCTTGTATTCTCTCTTATTTTGTAACACCAATTTTAACGGAACAAACAGAGGGTCAACAATTGCCCTATCTGGTACACCATACCACGATGAAAAACAAACAATTATTCAGCTTCCCGGACTGGAGTTATTTTAACGAATGCCCCTGATTCTATTCTTAAAGAGTAGTCCATACGAAAGCCTGGTCAAAGCTGAACATCCCTACCTCTGATATACTAGTACAATATCATATTATTCAACCTTAAACACTTACTCTATGAAACAAAAACTATCTACCTGTTTTTTAATCCTACTGCTTATTTGCGGATGGGCAGGGCCACTTAGCGCACAGCGTAAAATGGAAAAGCTTGGCCGCGGAGTGGTGGCAGTCAATAACGGAGGTGGTTCCGTCTATGTGAGTTGGCGCTTATTAGCCACCGATCCTCTAAACATTGGATTCAACGTCTATCGCTCAATAAACGGAGCTGAGGTTATAAAACTAAACTCCACTCCGATTACTGCCACTACAGATTATACCGATAATTCGGCCAGTACTTCTGCAACAAACTCGTATTTTGTAAAACCTGTATTAAACGGAGTAGAAACAACGGCAAGTAAACCATTCACAATACAGGGAAATGCCACAGCTAAGCGTTATCAGGCAATTACACTTAAGCCAACGACTTATTCGACTTCCGTTCAGCACGTTTACCCGGGAGACCTCGATGGCGACGGTGAGTATGATTATGTAGTAAAGCGCCAACCCCGTGATCCTGCTAACAATGTTCTTCTTGAAGCTTACACCCACGATGGCGCATTCATGTGGAGAATAGACCTGGGACGTAACATGGAGCAGGGCGCCGGCACCCATAACCCGTTTGTAGTTGTTTATGACTTCAACGGTGATGGAAAAGCAGAAGTCTTTACGCGCTCAGGCGAACTGACCGTCTTTGCCGATGGCAATTCAATTACCGATACAAATGGAGGTAACAAAGATGGTGTTGACGATTACCGCACTCTTCCTCCTACTTCTGACATGGGCTATATGCTGCTCGGTGACAATTGCCCCGAATACCTCTCTATGGTGGATGGAATAACCGGTAAAGAACTGGCTCGCAGGGAGTGGATTGACCGCGGAGCTAAATCAACCTGGACATCACTCTGGGGAGATGGCTACGGACACCGTATGAATATGAACTTTATCGGCGTGGCTTACCTTGATGGTGTCAATCCAAGCATTGTAACCTCCCGCGGGGACGGAGGCATTATGGATATTGAGGCGTACGATTTTGACGGGACTAACATTAACTCCCGTTGGACCTGGTCAGCACGCACCAACACGGCTAAACCTGCCGGACAAACATGGAAACAGTTCCACGCAAGCTGCCTGAATGGTACTGCAACCAACGCTGGAATTCCGACAGGATACCATTGGGCAGATTTCCACAATATCCGTGTAGCAGACCTTGATGGCGATGGCAAAGATGAAATTTCATGGGGTGTAAATGCCATGGACGACAATGGTACTCCATTATATTTTGCTAAAAATGATATTGGCCACGGAGACCGCTTTGTTATCAGTGACCTGGACCCCGACCGTCCCGGTCTGGAATGTTATGCTATTCAGCAAGCGGCATCAACGTTAGCGGTATATTACGATGCGAAAAACGGCGAACGTATCAAAACCTGGTCTGCTGTGCCATCATACGATGTAGGAAGGGGTGACGCTGCTGATATTGACCCGAATGTCAAAGGATGCGAACTTTGGTCATATGCCCACTCTACCTTG
The nucleotide sequence above comes from Parabacteroides sp. FAFU027. Encoded proteins:
- a CDS encoding autotransporter-associated beta strand repeat-containing protein; the encoded protein is MKKNYFSLRLCWLLLSVLFAGGLLAQRPMEKLGRGLMAQKISNGIYVNWRINADEWYNTYYKVYRDGNLIYTTKTTEASNYLDPSGTVSSKYSVSRVKSGVESTQCTQVTVNTKGYIDIPMHAVKHGYTLNDATAADLDGDGEYEIIVKRMNLDFSVANDSAYSYFEAYKLDGTFLWEINVGPNILSSSGVEINIAAYDFDGDGKAEVFMRTSEGTIFGDGTKIGDTDGDGKTNYRYSVVQSANMQYMNAGPEFLSLIDGMTGKELDRVNFIPRGNSSDWGDSYGHRANKFFFGAPYFDGKHPSLFIARGIYTKTEMRAYDIVNKKIVVRTSWGTNGTWSSGNSGIYYGQGYHNYVVADTDGDGCDEINYGSMCIDHNGTPLYSTALGHGDAQHVGDFDPYRKGIEVFACNEDNPGTNLRDGKTGQILYRKVAPSDVGRCCAANISDAYKGAELWGGGVGLSATDRNEITHFGLAENFPVYWDGDLLQEICDHTGFSTSTGVGYGQITKFNGYGNITPLLTADAYSCNYTKATPCLQADLFGDWREEEMWWRTDSMALRIYTTPIPTSNRIYSLMADHQYRQAICWQMCGYNQPPHPSFYLGSDFPTPIPPKATNGKLVWTGASSNWDTSSANWNDGDDAVGLIAGNSSAISYTDGKSVLFDTHATNTTVTIPSNISPEGLTVSGTSNYTISGAGALTGAMYLSKMGECSLTLCGNHSFTGNTEIWEGDLWMNGTLSASPVIIRRHANYGGTGTTGNGISTEYNAGIYVGGKAVADTMTVNGSLNLVTGARLVFDLSDNPTILTGTATGSTALKNDYLKLNGTLQLGSGAIVALNPISGKLTEGKYLIAKVNAISGTLSSVKMEGASGVATELNYDAATQSLYLVVKGVRSASTVNWTGKTDNNWDLAKTTNFSQDGYDDIFVTNDSVYFDDTAIRRIVNVTDSIKPAYVQFNSSLDYIINGTGALTGPMELYKTNSGALTINNRNTFTGKVTVDQGSLILKYAPSATNVGGIGANTANPAYFILKDSANLQVTTANEITTRGLTLSGTAGGLMNVTSALYWNGAIQGTKLTKYGSSTLYIGYNNTTLNETVIKGGTLRLNTSTAVPYGGGKKVTLMGGTLETLNDIGAYLTSSHEINVPAGSSGTVIAGARCEYNGALTGAGTLNWSCDYIRAFINGNWSAFTGTINITANSANSSAENRFTVNNINGVPNATVNIGSGVIMSYKSGSTDNGGTSTIKVGMLTGTGTFYNSGLQVGSSNASGTFSGVISGAATVSKVGTGLWVVSGANTYTGLTTISGGILSLTGSLGTGTVSVSSGGKLINSGTVSGGVVIGTDGIVINNNTFASTLTNNGTLNGSGTVSGAATLGSNSTTNPGSTAIGTMTFGSNVTMTGTAALNMQMAGGTSTSCDNMKVAGTFTCNGTLNISFTTGTPIAGAAYQLISATTITGTFTTLNLPTLPDGLIWDTSELYTTGKLKVSQGMGIETTVIKTGVVQNPTNGIFRIYTDQSASNLSAIVANLQGRIIYQSCVNEITGGTFEVDLTSQPTGVYLLKVVSDKASSKAIKLIKE
- a CDS encoding voltage-gated chloride channel family protein; amino-acid sequence: MVKKLVQSFDQVSIFKYFIKWLVLVLPVALVVGSLVALFLWLLDVATQTRWQNGWLLYFLPFIGMGIVALYRFKGKNAEAGNNLIMDEIHKPGGGIPFRMSPFIIITTVVTHLFGGSAGREGTAVQIGGSVAHYFAKKMKLNRDDFRILLMTGIAAGFGAVFGTPIAGTVFALEVLAIGRIKYDALMPCLMAAVLADIVCTAYGIHHTHYAINFHDHISDGFLYFRINCVILIWVALAGMLFGLTSFLFSELSHSIKSLCHKYIKWKYAIPFIGGIVIIGLTWLVGTTDYLGLGVNTQNGIGTCIVNAFKPGGVDTFSWFWKILFTAITLSTGFKGGEVTPLFFIGATLGNTIAMMTGNPVDLFAGLGFIAVFAGATNTPLACTLMGVELFGGEHILYYAVACFVAYYFSGHSGIYTSQRIGVSKADFDYHSEEENTLKLLREKKAKEL